From a region of the Dictyostelium discoideum AX4 chromosome 2 chromosome, whole genome shotgun sequence genome:
- the maoC-2 gene encoding amine oxidase (Similar to flavin-containing), giving the protein MEIIYDTIIIGGGMSGLKTAYDLKKSNFKILVLEARNRFGGRTDSIKIGDGWVDAGGQWLGKKNPNLKQLCNELKLETYKQFYQGKTVFDIYDDGLIKSFDESSPNFDLCEIGLGYINPIIQTIKEVGKNIDFSKCSKESPIMLSLEKLTVSEWLRVCGYGESVKFFIWFCKMSVASSSDDISILFFFKYINSINGIESLFISDDDCTESDRIIGGSSMVSERIVSFLKDDCKLNCEVTLIDQISHKNGRLVKITTSKNEIYYCRNVVSTIPPMLLKNVIFKPDLPIEKQRLKNEMEMGNTIKVIVIYDSVFWRDQGYNGKSQSFVGPIYQSFDNCTNDLSVKSIIGFINGKEEIKYWYSKSLEERRSAVLNQYSKYWGPKALNPIHYIERNWSLDKYSAGCFMGVCKSGDIISQCNNYYTQPHGNIHWAGTETSTQWYGHMEGAITSSKRVVNEILKTSLKSKSKL; this is encoded by the exons atggaaattatATATGATACTATAATTATTGGAGGTGGCATGTCGGGTTTGAAAACTGcatatgatttaaaaaaaagtaattttaaaattttggtCTTAGAAGCTAGAAAT agATTTGGAGGTAGAacagattcaattaaaattgggGATGGATGGGTAGATGCTGGAGGTCAATGGTTGGGAAAAAAGAATCCAAATTTGAAACAACTTTGTAATGAGTTAAAATTGGAAACTTATAAACAATTTTATCAAGGTAAAACAGTATTTGATATTTATGATGATggtttaataaaatcatttgatgaaTCATCTccaaattttgatttatgtGAAATTGGATTAGGATATATAAATCCAATTATTCAGACAATTAAAGAAGTAggtaaaaatattgatttttcaaaatgttCAAAAGAAAGTCCAATAATGTTATCATTGGAGAAATTAACAGTATCAGAATGGTTAAGAGTTTGTGGTTATGGTGAATctgttaaattttttatttggttttgtAAAATGTCAGTTGCATCAAGCTCAGATGATATTAgtatattattcttttttaaatatattaattccATTAATGGTATTGAAAGTTTATTCATATCAGATGACGACTGTACAGAATCTGATAGAATCATTGGTGGAAGTTCAATGGTTTCAGAAAGAAttgtatcatttttaaaagatgattgtaaattaaattgtGAAGTTACTTTAATCGATCAAATTTCTCATAAAAATGGTAGATTAGTTAAGATTACAAcatcaaaaaatgaaatttattattgtagAAATGTAGTATCAACGATACCACCAATGTTATTgaaaaatgtaatttttaaaccagatttaccaattgagaaacaaagattaaaaaatgaaatggaGATGGGGAATACTATAAAagtaattgtaatttatgATAGTGTATTTTGGAGAGATCAAGGATACAATGGTAAATCTCAGTCATTTGTTGGCCCAATCTAtcaatcatttgataattgtaCTAATGACTTATCGGTTAAATCAATCATTGGTTTCATTAATGGAAAGGAGGAAATAAAATATTGGTATTCAAAATCATTGGAGGAGAGAAGATCGGCtgtattaaatcaatattcaaaatattgGGGCCCAAAAGCATTAAATCCAATACATTACATTGAAAGAAATTGGAGTCTAGATAAATATAGTGCTGGTTGCTTCATGGGTGTTTGTAAATCTGGTGACATAATCTCACAatgtaataattattatacaCAACCACATGGTAACATTCATTGGGCTGGTACTGAAACATCAACTCAATGGTATGGTCATATGGAAGGTGCCATTACCTCATCAAAAAGAGTagttaatgaaattttaaaaacttcaTTAAAGTCGAAAtcaaaattgtaa